A single region of the Balaenoptera ricei isolate mBalRic1 chromosome 12, mBalRic1.hap2, whole genome shotgun sequence genome encodes:
- the LOC132376098 gene encoding endogenous retrovirus group K member 13-1 Env polyprotein-like: MNARVTKLASNTSLDHSLCIYRLRIEDTGHYLCIETTIGNQGTLLAGHQITVVKTVTGLQFPAFMASEFPQFDFPVCNDTWTKASVWCTLDYDNGTILVSSVPVNNNSLVFYKQWEFWKLALSFSYRPVITCVAPPYALLIGDLIVENTMNPIGYNITCVNCIFSSCVLPVKGSTSVMIMKQPSYVMLPVNLSEPWYHNTGMQAWLELTEALKRPKRFIGVLICAILALAALTATAATAGIALSQTIHQAHYVNQLSKNTSVALALQSHIDTQLKTEVDELKNVLIGIGDQVMALKLKMRLICHAKYTWICVTQHLYNDSQWDWEKVKMHILSVWTDGHISLDIQKLNAEIQAIQEAHLDEDGPRNLIQGLLDQLQGLNPIQWIHGGLSGLISIGVLLLLVIGLLPCIVRFVMGRFAVLLQINIVSLHAG, translated from the coding sequence ATGAATGCTAGAGTAACTAAGCTTGCTTCTAATACTTCGTTGGATCATTCTCTATGCATATATCGCTTGAGGATTGAAGATACTGGACATTATTTGTGTATTGAAACTACCATAGGTAATCAAGGGACGTTATTAGCTGGACATCAAATTACGGTCGTAAAGACTGTCACAGGACtacaatttcctgcttttatggcttctgaattcccgcagtttgattttcctgtttgtaatgATACATGGACTAAAGCCTCTGTCTGGTGTACTTTAGATTATGATAATGGCACCATACTAGTTTCTTCTGTCCCCGTTAATAATAACAGCCTTGTTTTTTACAAGCAATGGGAATTCTGGAAACTTGCCTTATCCTTTTCTTATAGACCGGTGATTACTTGCGTCGCTCCTCCTTATGCTTTATTGATTGGAGATTTAATTGTAGAAAACACTATGAATCCTATAGGTTATAATATTACTTGTGTTAATTGTATCTTTAGTAGTTGTGTTTTGCCCGTTAAAGGATCTACATCTGTTATGATTATGAAGCAACCTTCTTATGTAATGTTACCTGTTAATTTGTCTGAACCATGGTATCATAACACTGGCATGCAAGCCTGGCTGGAATTGACTGAAGCATTAAAACGACCAAAGAGATTTATAGGTGTTCTAATATGTGCAATCCTAGCCTTAGCAGCTTTAACTGCTACTGCGGCCACTGCTGGGATTGCTCTTTCACAAACTATTCACCAGGCTCATTATGTTAATCAGTTATCTAAAAATACTAGTGTAGCATTAGCCCTACAAAGTCATATTGATACCCAACTAAAAACGGAagtagatgaattaaaaaatgttctaataggaataggggatcaagttatggctttaaaattaaaaatgcgtttgatttgtcatgccaaatatacctggatttgtgtaactcaacatttatataatgattcacaatgggattgggaaaaagtaaaaatgcatatattaagtgtATGGACTGATGGACACATTAGCCTTGATATTCAAAAGTTAAATGCCGAAATACAAGCTATTCAAGAGGCCCACCTGGACGAAGATGGACCCCGGAATTTGATTCAAGGATTATTAGATCAACTACAAGGGCTAAATCCGATACAATGGATTCATGGAGGGCTCTCAGGCCTGATATCAATTGGTGTACTACTTTTATTGGTGATCGGTTTATTACCTTGTATTGTTAGATTTGTAATGGGGCGCTTCGCTGTCTTGC